One Cellulomonas soli DNA window includes the following coding sequences:
- a CDS encoding ABC transporter permease subunit, with translation MSLDTPRRTEQDGTAVDAPTPTVTSGRGARRAARFVGRPREARPAAPGRRVLGVVRWTFLGVVAVYFLVPQLAMARFAFQNVPVVLLGPDDLLRGWSLRPLLDALAEPALWSAARTSALLALATVTLTLALLLPLAVVAEVRAPRLRPVLSAVTLLPWVVPPIALVVGVAATFRPLAPWFLSSTFALVPFYAIWAMPFTYRALDAGLRSIGARTLVEAAQSLGASTPRVLLRVLLPNLVPSMVAAGGLTTALVLGEFAFASLLLKDTLPTYLVVYQKQEAQAGMALALTVLLLTALLLGTVVRLLRRRGLGVSTTGL, from the coding sequence ATGAGCCTCGACACACCCCGCCGGACCGAGCAGGACGGCACAGCCGTCGACGCGCCGACGCCCACCGTGACGTCCGGACGCGGAGCCCGACGCGCCGCCCGCTTCGTCGGTCGCCCCCGTGAGGCACGGCCCGCCGCACCGGGGCGACGCGTCCTCGGCGTGGTGCGGTGGACGTTCCTCGGCGTCGTGGCGGTGTACTTCCTGGTGCCGCAGCTGGCGATGGCCCGGTTCGCGTTCCAGAACGTCCCGGTCGTGCTGCTCGGGCCGGACGACCTGCTGCGCGGCTGGTCGCTGCGGCCGCTGCTCGACGCGCTCGCCGAACCCGCCCTGTGGTCGGCGGCCCGCACCTCCGCGCTGCTCGCACTGGCCACCGTCACGCTCACGCTCGCGCTGCTGCTGCCGCTGGCCGTGGTCGCCGAGGTGCGCGCCCCGAGGCTGCGGCCCGTGCTGTCCGCGGTGACGCTGCTGCCGTGGGTCGTGCCGCCGATCGCGCTCGTCGTCGGCGTCGCCGCGACGTTCCGGCCGCTCGCGCCGTGGTTCCTGTCCAGCACGTTCGCGCTCGTGCCGTTCTACGCGATCTGGGCGATGCCGTTCACCTACCGCGCGCTGGACGCGGGCCTGCGCTCGATCGGTGCCCGCACGCTCGTCGAGGCCGCGCAGAGCCTGGGGGCGTCCACCCCGCGCGTGCTGCTGCGCGTGCTGCTGCCGAACCTCGTGCCGTCGATGGTCGCCGCCGGCGGCCTGACCACCGCGCTCGTGCTCGGCGAGTTCGCGTTCGCCTCGCTGCTGCTCAAGGACACCCTGCCCACCTACCTGGTCGTCTACCAGAAGCAGGAGGCGCAGGCTGGCATGGCCCTCGCGCTCACCGTCCTGCTGCTGACCGCCCTGCTGCTCGGCACCGTCGTCCGGCTGCTGCGCCGCCGCGGCCTCGGCGTGAGCACCACCGGCCTGTAG
- a CDS encoding ABC transporter ATP-binding protein translates to MATIEMTGVRKTFGSTVALASLDLSVRSGELVCLLGPSGCGKTTALRLLAGFEQADAGQILVDGEDVTRVPPRRRGFGMVFQDYSLFPNLSARDNVAFGLKVRGAGRAEVTETVDRLLATTRLEAHADKYPHQMSGGQKQRVALARAIATQPRLLLLDEPLSALDAQVREHLRDEIRRLQLEVGVTTVLVTHDQGEAMAVADRVAVMRDGVLEQIDTPRTLYREPASPFVAGFVGTVNRLGARRAEDGRWHVLGRPVQAKGDEHEAGPVRAVVRPEQVRVVPLRDVAGTGGVGSGPGEGAGGAGDQVARVSGVSFLGAVTRVRVDHPAEGPVLADLLGDDAADLAIGDAVELWVRDGAGAVVLQ, encoded by the coding sequence ATGGCCACGATCGAGATGACCGGCGTCCGCAAGACGTTCGGCAGCACCGTCGCCCTCGCCTCGCTCGACCTGTCCGTCCGCTCCGGCGAGCTCGTCTGCCTGCTCGGACCGTCCGGCTGCGGCAAGACCACCGCGCTGCGCCTGCTGGCCGGGTTCGAGCAGGCCGATGCCGGCCAGATCCTCGTCGACGGCGAGGACGTCACGCGCGTGCCCCCGCGCCGCCGCGGGTTCGGCATGGTGTTCCAGGACTACTCGCTGTTCCCGAACCTGAGCGCGCGCGACAACGTGGCGTTCGGCCTCAAGGTGCGCGGCGCCGGCCGGGCCGAGGTCACCGAGACAGTCGACCGGCTGCTGGCCACCACCCGGCTCGAGGCGCACGCCGACAAGTACCCGCACCAGATGTCCGGCGGGCAGAAGCAACGCGTCGCCCTGGCCCGGGCGATCGCCACCCAGCCGCGCCTGCTGCTGCTCGACGAGCCGCTGTCCGCCCTGGACGCGCAGGTCCGTGAGCACCTGCGTGACGAGATCCGGCGCCTGCAGCTCGAGGTCGGCGTCACGACCGTGCTGGTCACGCACGACCAGGGCGAGGCGATGGCCGTCGCCGACCGGGTCGCCGTGATGCGCGACGGCGTGCTCGAGCAGATCGACACCCCGCGCACCCTGTACCGCGAGCCGGCCTCGCCGTTCGTCGCCGGGTTCGTCGGCACGGTCAACCGGTTGGGCGCCCGCCGCGCGGAGGACGGCCGCTGGCACGTGCTCGGTCGGCCGGTGCAGGCGAAGGGCGACGAGCACGAGGCCGGACCCGTGCGGGCGGTCGTCCGCCCCGAGCAGGTCCGTGTCGTGCCGCTGCGCGACGTCGCCGGCACTGGCGGGGTTGGCAGCGGTCCTGGCGAAGGGGCTGGCGGTGCCGGCGACCAGGTGGCGCGGGTCTCCGGCGTCAGCTTCCTCGGCGCGGTGACCCGGGTGCGGGTCGATCACCCAGCGGAGGGTCCGGTGCTGGCCGACCTGCTCGGTGACGACGCGGCCGACCTGGCCATCGGCGACGCCGTCGAGCTGTGGGTGCGCGACGGCGCGGGCGCGGTGGTGCTCCAGTGA
- a CDS encoding metallophosphoesterase: MSGSSTERGAAAAQTPGATTVERRLVRGEPGEGGWAPVVATHGDPYVGAPPHPQGRTLAAFAHLSDLHLCDAESPARQEHLDHHGDPGAPYAGRLGIIGTYRPQEILTVQVAARALHALHRVDRAPVTGRPLDAVLVTGDVTDNAQRNELTWYDALMSGWTVSPRSGDERRSSWVGALTAGHWSTHVWHPDGAPAGEPTDRPTALFGYPRVPGLVEAARADLVSPGSPLPWHTVHGNHDALLQGTVAPDEALRARATGAARVVDLAPGQTPLVVLEAVAPLGPARYTDTPDSPTVPVPADPDRVFVEDGEFTARLRDPRDDDPRAGAVVARHGDAWARDVGEVRVIALDTVNPHGGWQGSVDDAQLTWLDEQLTAARGRYVIVTSHHPSWTLTNLYAPDGAPARHGAEAVLALLLRHPGVVAWCAGHVHAHSALRHTAPGPRGERGEGLWEITTASLVDWPQQLRVLELVREPGGTIALVGTVVDHDAPTTWDLCALDDTAQLGAISRALAVNDYRARRDPVRPALAAGRDGDRNAVWRLPDPHR; the protein is encoded by the coding sequence GTGAGCGGGTCCTCCACCGAGCGGGGTGCGGCTGCGGCCCAGACCCCGGGCGCGACGACCGTCGAGCGCCGACTGGTCCGTGGTGAGCCCGGCGAGGGCGGCTGGGCCCCGGTCGTCGCCACGCACGGCGACCCGTACGTCGGTGCCCCACCGCACCCGCAGGGCCGCACGCTCGCCGCGTTCGCCCACCTGTCCGACCTGCACCTGTGCGACGCCGAGTCGCCCGCCCGCCAGGAGCACCTGGACCACCACGGCGACCCCGGCGCGCCGTACGCCGGTCGGCTCGGGATCATCGGCACGTACCGCCCGCAGGAGATCCTCACCGTGCAGGTCGCCGCCCGCGCCCTGCACGCACTGCACCGCGTGGACCGTGCCCCCGTCACCGGCCGCCCGCTCGACGCGGTGCTGGTCACCGGCGACGTCACCGACAACGCCCAACGCAACGAGCTGACCTGGTACGACGCGCTCATGTCGGGCTGGACGGTGTCCCCGCGCAGCGGCGACGAGCGGCGCAGCAGCTGGGTCGGTGCCCTGACCGCAGGCCACTGGTCGACGCACGTCTGGCACCCCGACGGCGCCCCGGCGGGGGAGCCCACCGACCGGCCCACCGCCCTGTTCGGCTACCCCCGGGTCCCCGGGCTGGTCGAGGCGGCGCGCGCCGACCTCGTCTCGCCCGGGTCGCCGCTGCCCTGGCACACCGTGCACGGCAACCACGACGCGCTGCTGCAGGGCACCGTCGCCCCCGACGAGGCCCTCCGAGCCCGCGCCACGGGTGCCGCCCGCGTGGTCGACCTTGCCCCCGGGCAGACGCCGCTTGTCGTGCTCGAGGCCGTCGCCCCGCTCGGCCCGGCCCGGTACACCGACACCCCCGACTCCCCGACGGTGCCCGTCCCCGCCGACCCGGACCGCGTGTTCGTCGAGGACGGCGAGTTCACCGCCCGCCTGCGCGACCCCCGCGACGACGACCCGCGCGCCGGTGCCGTCGTCGCCCGGCACGGCGACGCGTGGGCCCGTGACGTCGGCGAGGTCCGTGTCATCGCGCTCGACACCGTCAACCCGCACGGCGGCTGGCAGGGGTCCGTCGACGACGCCCAGCTGACCTGGCTCGACGAGCAGCTGACCGCCGCGCGCGGGCGGTACGTGATCGTCACCTCGCACCACCCGTCGTGGACCCTCACCAACCTGTACGCGCCCGACGGTGCCCCCGCCCGCCACGGTGCCGAGGCCGTGCTGGCCCTCCTGCTGCGGCACCCCGGGGTCGTCGCCTGGTGCGCCGGCCACGTGCACGCCCACAGCGCCCTGCGGCACACCGCACCCGGCCCGCGCGGCGAACGCGGCGAAGGCCTCTGGGAGATCACCACGGCTTCGCTCGTCGACTGGCCGCAGCAGCTGCGCGTCCTCGAGCTCGTCCGCGAACCCGGCGGCACCATCGCGCTGGTCGGCACCGTGGTCGACCACGACGCCCCGACCACCTGGGACCTTTGCGCGCTCGACGACACCGCCCAGCTGGGCGCGATCTCCCGTGCCCTCGCGGTCAACGACTACCGGGCGCGCCGCGACCCGGTCCGCCCGGCGCTCGCGGCGGGTCGCGACGGCGACAGGAACGCCGTCTGGCGGCTGCCCGACCCGCACCGCTGA
- a CDS encoding Fic family protein, with amino-acid sequence MAHWERVSVPPDSRGVNRRERQGGSYLRYHPDLLPAAARQMSAEVNELVVDASARVAALGQRLRDRPLRLLYATLLRSESIASSWIEGLRDTPRNVMAARVDDVDGASGTSREVVRNLDAMEQRVDALVKPAWTHQDVHAVHESLLAHRSDGRYRNRQVYIGGSSPLTAQYLAPPEDEVVGYMDDLLRFVNTAGDPPLVKAALVHAQFETIHPYEDGNGRTGRVLFHGVLARAGTVDQGVLPLSLVLRDDVEGYVRALTAFRHDGREPEAATEAFLTFFMDAVLRAADLADETIDEVVRITEHWRPYVARLRTDSKVHDVLDLLTEQPVLTRGYISQHLGVTAQTAIKALAELEKVGIVQRAGGRYRRQQVFQAGEVLALMDRYVPGPPTVHVPPPPVEVPVRRYGGPRCGHQLPRKGVPCTLPVGHPGPHRAV; translated from the coding sequence GAGGTGAACGAGCTCGTCGTCGACGCGAGCGCACGGGTCGCGGCGCTCGGTCAGCGCCTGCGGGACCGACCGCTCCGGCTGCTGTACGCCACGCTGCTGCGGTCCGAGAGCATCGCGTCGTCCTGGATCGAGGGGCTGCGCGACACCCCGCGGAACGTCATGGCCGCACGCGTCGACGACGTCGACGGGGCGAGCGGTACCTCGCGTGAGGTCGTGCGCAACCTCGACGCCATGGAGCAGCGCGTCGATGCCCTGGTGAAACCGGCGTGGACCCACCAGGACGTGCACGCCGTGCACGAGTCGCTGCTCGCGCACCGCAGTGACGGCCGCTACCGCAACCGCCAGGTGTACATCGGCGGCTCGTCGCCCCTCACCGCGCAGTACCTCGCACCCCCCGAGGATGAGGTCGTCGGCTATATGGACGACCTGCTGCGATTCGTGAACACGGCCGGTGATCCGCCGCTGGTCAAGGCCGCCCTGGTGCACGCCCAGTTCGAGACGATCCACCCCTACGAGGACGGCAACGGGCGCACCGGCCGGGTGCTGTTCCACGGGGTGCTGGCCCGAGCGGGCACCGTCGACCAGGGTGTCCTGCCGCTCTCGCTCGTGCTGCGAGACGACGTCGAGGGCTACGTGCGGGCGCTCACCGCATTCCGCCACGACGGGCGCGAGCCCGAGGCCGCAACCGAGGCCTTCCTCACGTTCTTCATGGACGCGGTGCTGCGCGCCGCCGACCTGGCCGACGAGACGATCGACGAGGTCGTGCGCATCACCGAGCACTGGCGCCCATACGTCGCCCGGCTGCGCACTGACTCCAAGGTGCACGACGTGCTGGACCTGCTGACGGAGCAGCCCGTGCTCACCCGTGGCTACATCAGCCAGCATCTGGGCGTCACGGCGCAGACGGCGATCAAGGCGCTGGCCGAGCTGGAGAAGGTCGGCATCGTCCAGCGGGCCGGCGGCCGGTACCGCCGCCAGCAGGTCTTCCAGGCGGGTGAGGTGCTCGCCCTCATGGACAGGTACGTGCCCGGCCCGCCCACCGTCCACGTGCCCCCTCCTCCCGTGGAGGTACCTGTCCGTCGGTACGGCGGCCCGCGGTGCGGGCACCAGCTGCCGCGCAAGGGCGTGCCGTGCACGCTCCCCGTCGGGCACCCCGGACCTCACCGGGCCGTCTGA